TTGACCACATTTAAGGCATGGTCCGCTAAACCCTACAAATAAGCAGTGTGTGAACCATGAGAacccaaaaaaaattaatttgaaTCAGGCAATTCACTTAATCTGGCAAAAATATATCGACATTGCAAGCCTGATTTGTATACACAATTAAGCAAAAGTATCATATTATACACCGACTTTAGAAATCAACTAGGTAGGTATTAATATCAGAACATATAAGTTCTATGTGTTATTAGATTATGTAGGTTTGTTGTTGACAGAACAATATTGGCTTTTATGAAGTAAATCTTGAAAGTAGGAAAACAGCTTATCAGTTCTGCATCAAGGCTAAGGGTTAGCAATATGGGCCTAACTTGGTAGTTATGGAATATTCATGGTAACCATAATGGAAAAATAGACACAATACAGAAAACTTTCTTACCCTTTGAGCGTATGCATTGACTAAGGCATGGTACATAGTAGGCGATGGCTTCAGGCCATCATGTTTCATCGCTTCGATGCAATCAATTGCCTCCTTGTACCTACCAGACCTTCCATACACATCCACAAGAGTAGTATATGTGATGATGTTGGGTACCAGTCCCTGCTCCTTCATCTCTGATAGCATTGCTTCTACACCCTCCCAACGCTCTTGCTCTCCAAGCAAATTGATCATGATGTTATATGTGGTTGTGCCTGGCGGGCAATTGCTTTCACGCATCTCCTCGAAGAGCTCCATGGCCCGGTCATGCCGCCCTCCTTTACAGTGCGCATCAATGAGAGTGTTCCATGTGACAACATCTGCCTCAATCCCTTCTTCTCGCATTCGGTTAAACGCATCCATGGCGTGCCCAAGGCAGTTGTACTTCCCAAATGTATCTATCATGACATTGTAGAAATGCCGGTCTGGCCTTACACCACTAGCATGCATCTCTCGGAGCACTGCAAACGCCTTTTGCCAATCTCCCCTGTCACGGAACCCCGCAAGGATCCGGCTGAACACATAAGAGCTTGGTTTCACTCCATCAGCTTCCATCTCCTTGAGCAGTATCCTTGCACTCTCCCACCTCCCAGCCCTTGTGTAGGCGTCCACAAGTAAGCTGTACGTGGCTTCATCTGGCGCGACACCACATTGTGACATTTCGTCGAGCACCTGCTCTGCATTCTTGAGCGACCCAATCCTCACATACCCTTTTAGCAGCGCGTTGTAGGCGCGGGTCCGCGGTTTGATCTCCCCAGAAAGGAAGAACTCGAGGAAGagcgcctccgcctcggcgacacGCCCCGCAGCGCCAAGCGTGGAAATGAGTGCGGTGACCGCGTTGGACCGCGGCGTGAGCCCGATGGCCTGCGCCGAGGCGAGGAGCTCGAGCGCGGCGTCCgggagcgccgcccgcgcgaAGGCAGAGATAAGGTCGGAGAAGAGTGGCGCGTCGGGCTCGAGCCGCGACTCCCTGAGGTCGCCGAGGAGTCGCTCTAGCAGCGCGGCGTCGGGCGGGTCCTTGGTGTTGAGGAGCGAG
This genomic interval from Panicum virgatum strain AP13 chromosome 8K, P.virgatum_v5, whole genome shotgun sequence contains the following:
- the LOC120644223 gene encoding pentatricopeptide repeat-containing protein CRP1, chloroplastic-like, whose translation is MPASLLPRTFVPHRLRRLAPAGCTTSPPASASASAPSSRYDFEPLLAYLSSPSVAASLTSSSPPSSVPVPERHLAASYSAVPSHEWHALLRELAASDASLPAAFALLPFLHRHRLCFPLDLLLSSLLHSLSVSGRLLPHSLLLSFPPSLTDPPSPLLLNSLLAASAAASRPAVALRLLALLREHDFLPDLASYSHLLASLLNTKDPPDAALLERLLGDLRESRLEPDAPLFSDLISAFARAALPDAALELLASAQAIGLTPRSNAVTALISTLGAAGRVAEAEALFLEFFLSGEIKPRTRAYNALLKGYVRIGSLKNAEQVLDEMSQCGVAPDEATYSLLVDAYTRAGRWESARILLKEMEADGVKPSSYVFSRILAGFRDRGDWQKAFAVLREMHASGVRPDRHFYNVMIDTFGKYNCLGHAMDAFNRMREEGIEADVVTWNTLIDAHCKGGRHDRAMELFEEMRESNCPPGTTTYNIMINLLGEQERWEGVEAMLSEMKEQGLVPNIITYTTLVDVYGRSGRYKEAIDCIEAMKHDGLKPSPTMYHALVNAYAQRGLADHALNVVKAMKADGLEVSILVLNSLINAFGEDRRVVEAFSVLQFMKENGLRPDVITYTTLMKALIRVEQFDKVPVIYEEMITSGCAPDRKARAMLRSALRYMKHMRVA